One Vibrio gallaecicus genomic region harbors:
- a CDS encoding porin → MKKAAIATAIVSALVSGSSFAATVYDKDGTKLSVGGRAEARFNISDNNETVDKSSFKDKSRARVNLKGKTQVTDGLYGFGKYEAEFDDASDISNRYFFAGIGTDMGEFSYGKQDSAQVMLTDVTDTMATFGADAADIVSGNKDKRENNFLYSGKFDQFKVKANYIAADDKDADSYGIAGMFSLDMGLDLGLGYVSQDNGQDSDNQINLVAQYAMDAFTFGGLYTMGSVADEDITGYELSAKFKANKKLALVGVYNFSENDDTSTELANNFAIEAVYKFNGHIRTYAGYKFEQLDNKDDQLQAGIRYDF, encoded by the coding sequence ATGAAAAAAGCAGCTATCGCAACTGCAATCGTCTCAGCATTGGTATCGGGTTCATCTTTTGCTGCAACAGTTTACGACAAAGATGGGACTAAACTTTCAGTCGGCGGTCGTGCTGAAGCTCGTTTCAATATTTCAGATAACAACGAAACGGTTGATAAAAGCTCATTCAAAGACAAGTCTCGTGCACGAGTTAATTTGAAAGGCAAAACTCAAGTAACTGACGGCTTATACGGTTTTGGTAAGTACGAAGCAGAGTTCGATGACGCATCTGATATTTCTAACCGCTACTTCTTCGCAGGTATTGGAACTGACATGGGTGAGTTTTCTTACGGCAAGCAAGATTCTGCTCAAGTGATGCTCACTGATGTAACAGATACAATGGCAACGTTCGGTGCAGATGCTGCTGATATCGTTTCTGGTAACAAAGATAAACGCGAAAATAACTTCCTTTACTCAGGCAAGTTTGACCAATTTAAAGTGAAAGCAAACTACATCGCTGCCGATGATAAAGATGCTGACAGCTACGGTATTGCTGGTATGTTCTCACTAGATATGGGGCTAGACCTTGGCTTGGGTTATGTTTCACAAGATAACGGTCAAGACAGTGACAACCAAATCAACCTAGTTGCGCAGTACGCGATGGATGCATTCACTTTCGGCGGCCTTTACACAATGGGCTCTGTTGCTGACGAAGACATCACGGGCTACGAATTATCTGCAAAATTCAAAGCAAATAAGAAGCTCGCTCTAGTTGGTGTATATAACTTCTCAGAAAATGACGATACGAGCACTGAACTAGCAAATAACTTCGCTATCGAAGCTGTTTACAAGTTCAACGGTCATATCCGTACTTACGCTGGTTACAAATTTGAACAGTTAGACAATAAAGACGACCAACTTCAAGCTGGTATTCGTTACGATTTCTAA
- a CDS encoding DsbA family protein → MKKLIISTLITAVFSVTVSAALTESQEVQLLKINELLRSNPSVISNLHESLEQYVEGQAQLEKVKAQSHDWLYNNKAHSITGNPNGSSVIINFTDYNCPYCKKLEAAFEKLSQENSDLKVINIYVPLQQQQAPGTDTNSALYALNVWKQQPESFVEVHNLLVAKNGRHDKRSLDAIAKKTKTEALLNTSEEQELIVARNYQTFTAMGLGGTPAMIMNDQVTPGYVPYEKLKDMVKEAFSK, encoded by the coding sequence GTGAAAAAACTTATTATTAGTACACTGATTACGGCTGTATTCTCTGTTACAGTCTCAGCCGCTTTGACTGAATCCCAAGAAGTACAGCTTTTAAAAATTAATGAGCTGCTAAGAAGTAACCCAAGCGTTATCAGTAATTTACATGAAAGTCTTGAACAGTACGTAGAAGGGCAAGCTCAACTAGAGAAAGTTAAGGCACAAAGCCACGATTGGCTATACAACAATAAAGCACACTCAATTACGGGTAACCCTAACGGCAGCTCTGTTATCATCAACTTTACCGACTATAACTGTCCATATTGTAAAAAATTGGAAGCGGCATTCGAAAAGTTAAGCCAAGAAAATAGTGACTTGAAAGTAATCAACATATACGTGCCTTTACAGCAACAACAAGCTCCGGGAACCGATACTAACTCGGCGCTGTACGCACTTAATGTTTGGAAGCAACAACCTGAAAGCTTTGTTGAAGTACATAACCTATTAGTGGCAAAAAATGGTCGCCATGACAAACGCTCATTAGATGCGATTGCGAAGAAGACAAAAACTGAAGCTCTTCTGAATACGAGTGAAGAGCAAGAATTGATTGTTGCCAGAAACTACCAGACCTTTACTGCGATGGGATTAGGAGGAACACCGGCTATGATCATGAATGATCAAGTAACCCCTGGTTATGTCCCATATGAGAAGCTAAAGGATATGGTGAAAGAAGCCTTCTCTAAATAA
- a CDS encoding protein disulfide oxidoreductase, with the protein MDKHSKDSHKNEKPSRVKKWAKELVYIILIVGIVSYAMDFYHSAKLPTGAALPISGMTVQGEFIDVIEQSKSGEPVIVYFWATWCGACKFVSPTINWFANDHQVVTVALSSGEDERVRRFLSAKEYDFPVLNDATGNLNRDWKISVTPTIVIIKDGEIKHTSTGVTTPWGLWFRTLFV; encoded by the coding sequence ATGGATAAACACTCAAAAGACTCTCACAAAAATGAGAAGCCAAGCCGAGTAAAAAAATGGGCGAAAGAACTCGTCTATATTATCTTGATCGTTGGCATCGTTTCTTACGCTATGGATTTTTATCACAGTGCCAAACTACCAACTGGCGCAGCTCTCCCCATATCAGGAATGACTGTGCAAGGTGAATTCATTGATGTTATTGAACAAAGCAAATCAGGTGAACCCGTTATTGTCTATTTTTGGGCAACATGGTGCGGTGCATGCAAATTTGTAAGCCCAACCATCAACTGGTTTGCTAATGATCATCAAGTGGTTACTGTGGCACTTTCCTCAGGTGAAGATGAACGAGTTCGTCGATTTCTTTCCGCAAAAGAGTACGACTTCCCTGTACTCAATGACGCTACCGGAAACCTCAACCGAGACTGGAAAATTAGTGTCACTCCTACCATCGTGATCATAAAAGACGGTGAAATAAAGCACACTTCGACAGGGGTAACCACACCTTGGGGGCTTTGGTTTAGAACTTTATTTGTATAG
- a CDS encoding protein-disulfide reductase DsbD family protein, with protein sequence MKFLFIAVFISFSSTSFAQSTGWISAPEHPPVKLRMMSTGQQDPELSTISAVLDVTLDGDWKTYWRSPGEGGIAPEWDWTESTNIKAVDWHWPVPKYYEQLGVMTLGYKSHVSFPITLTLDDITQGATFNAKLRFPSCTNICVLTDYNISLPINPSSLQLDEEAMFIFNQGMSKTPVKIDSNASEQNVSTKGLYWNEEKQQLVTQFSNTKAWDKPQILVDGNEVLDEFFAQPTLHISGNTLTAVFDVSNWLGETNLVGRSISLTISDETFASELTGEVGSQPVIYQETNNSFFAMLGFALIGGFILNIMPCVLPVLGMKLNSMIGNQGASSRHIRGSFIASAAGIITSFAILAFGISMLKMGGNAIGWGIQFQSGWFIAFMLFVTTLFATNLLGLFEFKLPSNLNTWMALKGNNSHSGHFIQGMFATLLATPCSAPFLGTAVAYALGASYQELWAIFVALGVGMSFPWLLFAAFPKMVQFLPKPGNWMFKVKLTFGMMMLATSLWLSSLLTPFIGLFPTIVLTAGLLISVLVWIGVKLGRKVLVPIIAISTLVFGGGLIAGSLTADNWSTPIVDDLNWQPLEATEIPALVKQGKTVFVDVTADWCITCKANKIGVILQDPVYSHLKADDIVLMKGDWTTPNKSVTDYLQSNGRFGVPFNIIYGPSYENGIPLPVILDSDTVTQALNTAR encoded by the coding sequence ATGAAGTTTTTATTCATTGCTGTATTTATCAGTTTTTCTTCAACATCATTCGCTCAAAGTACAGGTTGGATATCAGCACCTGAGCATCCGCCCGTAAAGCTTCGAATGATGTCTACAGGTCAACAAGATCCTGAACTCAGTACGATCAGCGCCGTTCTAGACGTAACTTTAGACGGTGATTGGAAAACATACTGGCGTAGCCCCGGAGAAGGTGGGATTGCACCTGAATGGGATTGGACTGAATCGACCAATATTAAAGCCGTCGATTGGCACTGGCCTGTACCTAAATATTACGAGCAACTTGGTGTAATGACGTTAGGTTACAAATCTCACGTCAGTTTCCCAATCACTCTAACGTTAGATGACATTACTCAAGGTGCGACTTTTAATGCAAAGTTGAGATTCCCATCGTGTACGAACATTTGTGTTCTGACTGATTACAATATTTCATTGCCTATCAACCCTTCATCTTTACAGCTAGATGAAGAAGCTATGTTTATATTCAACCAAGGCATGAGTAAAACCCCCGTAAAAATTGATTCCAATGCTAGCGAGCAAAATGTTTCAACCAAAGGTCTATATTGGAATGAAGAGAAACAACAGCTTGTCACACAATTTTCGAACACAAAAGCCTGGGACAAACCCCAAATACTAGTGGATGGCAACGAGGTATTGGATGAGTTCTTTGCACAACCCACCCTGCATATTTCAGGTAATACGCTAACGGCAGTGTTTGATGTGAGCAACTGGCTAGGTGAAACCAACCTCGTGGGTCGTAGTATTTCGTTAACCATTTCCGATGAAACTTTTGCCAGTGAATTAACTGGAGAAGTTGGTTCTCAACCTGTTATTTATCAAGAAACTAACAACAGCTTCTTTGCCATGTTAGGTTTTGCCCTCATTGGCGGATTCATACTTAACATTATGCCATGCGTACTTCCTGTTCTTGGAATGAAACTCAACAGCATGATCGGAAACCAAGGAGCATCTTCTCGTCATATTCGAGGCTCATTCATCGCTTCAGCAGCAGGTATTATTACCTCATTTGCTATCCTCGCTTTTGGCATTTCAATGCTGAAAATGGGAGGCAACGCTATTGGTTGGGGCATCCAATTCCAAAGCGGATGGTTCATTGCGTTTATGCTATTTGTGACCACGCTTTTTGCGACTAATCTACTTGGTTTATTTGAATTCAAACTCCCATCAAACCTAAATACTTGGATGGCTTTGAAAGGAAATAACTCGCACTCAGGTCATTTTATTCAAGGTATGTTCGCAACATTACTTGCTACGCCTTGTAGTGCTCCGTTTCTAGGGACTGCTGTCGCTTATGCCTTAGGAGCAAGCTACCAAGAGTTGTGGGCTATATTTGTTGCGCTCGGCGTGGGTATGAGCTTTCCGTGGTTACTTTTTGCAGCCTTCCCAAAAATGGTTCAATTCTTACCTAAACCAGGTAACTGGATGTTTAAGGTTAAGCTTACTTTCGGAATGATGATGCTTGCGACTAGCTTATGGTTAAGCAGCTTATTAACTCCATTTATTGGGCTATTTCCGACCATCGTTTTGACTGCTGGATTACTGATTAGCGTATTAGTTTGGATTGGTGTGAAGCTGGGAAGAAAAGTGTTAGTTCCTATTATTGCTATATCTACACTTGTTTTTGGCGGTGGATTAATTGCAGGCAGTTTAACTGCTGACAACTGGTCAACCCCAATTGTGGATGACCTTAATTGGCAACCATTAGAAGCGACTGAAATACCAGCACTAGTTAAACAAGGAAAAACTGTCTTTGTGGATGTCACTGCCGACTGGTGTATTACGTGTAAAGCCAACAAGATTGGCGTGATCTTACAAGATCCGGTTTATAGCCACCTAAAAGCAGACGATATTGTTCTTATGAAAGGCGATTGGACGACACCAAATAAAAGTGTCACCGATTACCTACAGAGTAACGGTCGATTCGGTGTGCCATTCAACATTATATACGGACCAAGTTATGAAAATGGTATCCCTCTTCCTGTTATTTTGGATAGTGATACCGTAACTCAAGCTTTAAATACAGCGAGATAA
- a CDS encoding putative bifunctional diguanylate cyclase/phosphodiesterase, producing the protein MTQFLGSHPISTNRIRTLITLGFVAAVTIVSYTLISEHQLVRWIYLSYPACMLIAFFHKHPQVKSVAAVASMTIILVGGYVEPLELDTIEEAFILIPLSYIVIFPGSMWPIASGGVLILSYLYELPESEFEEFIEDAIEVVIITVFATIMTYYQQKFREQMLVFRKESLTDFLTSLGNRKAYFDTLKSMESLPSKQSAIIQIDLDNFKDVNESVGHDKGDKLLSMFAQELNQLSSENLSSYRLSGDEFIIICYEENDLTQELQSLENQLKQIAEKTYQINPYSYKLNFCAGIAKLEDSMGNTEILSKNADIAVKKAKSQGKGNIRWYDHELIDETIRQHQIETELAAAIENEQFKLLYQPKVDIKSGEICGAEALIRWHHPQLGVVSPFEFIGIAEKSKLIIPIGRWVIEEATKQAKKWHDEGFNLCVSVNVSTVQFAHDDIYTLVTSSLNTVELSPHLLQLEITETTLMQQPDNIINACNQLRKLGVTVAIDDFGVAYSSLNYLKKLPIDVLKIDKSFIDECVQRHEDHMIVRTIIQLGHNLGKTVIAEGVEDKAQLDLLADEACMHYQGYHFARPLEIDDLSTLLANERIASNQ; encoded by the coding sequence ATGACCCAATTTTTAGGCTCACACCCTATTAGCACTAACAGAATTAGAACCCTTATCACCTTAGGTTTTGTCGCCGCGGTCACTATAGTCTCTTATACTCTCATATCAGAACATCAACTCGTTCGATGGATATACCTTAGCTACCCTGCTTGCATGCTAATTGCATTTTTTCACAAACACCCTCAAGTTAAATCGGTTGCAGCTGTCGCTTCTATGACTATCATTTTAGTTGGAGGATATGTTGAACCACTCGAACTGGATACTATTGAAGAAGCCTTCATACTAATACCACTTTCTTATATCGTTATTTTTCCAGGCTCTATGTGGCCGATTGCCTCCGGTGGAGTTCTGATACTTAGCTACTTGTATGAACTGCCTGAATCTGAGTTTGAAGAGTTTATAGAAGATGCGATTGAAGTAGTCATTATCACGGTGTTTGCCACCATCATGACTTACTACCAACAAAAATTTCGGGAACAAATGTTGGTATTCCGTAAAGAAAGTTTAACGGACTTTCTTACATCGTTAGGTAATAGAAAAGCGTACTTTGATACACTAAAGTCGATGGAAAGCCTTCCCTCAAAGCAGTCTGCAATTATCCAAATCGACCTTGACAACTTTAAGGACGTTAATGAAAGCGTTGGTCATGACAAAGGCGATAAACTGCTGTCAATGTTTGCTCAAGAACTCAACCAGTTGTCTTCTGAAAACCTATCATCTTACCGTTTAAGTGGTGATGAATTTATTATCATCTGCTATGAAGAAAACGATTTAACTCAAGAGCTTCAATCATTAGAAAACCAATTAAAACAAATCGCGGAAAAAACTTATCAAATCAATCCATACTCCTATAAATTAAACTTTTGTGCTGGCATTGCCAAACTTGAAGACTCAATGGGCAATACTGAGATCTTAAGTAAAAACGCTGATATCGCCGTTAAGAAAGCGAAGTCTCAAGGCAAAGGAAATATTCGTTGGTACGATCATGAATTAATAGATGAAACTATTCGACAACATCAAATTGAGACCGAGTTAGCCGCTGCGATTGAAAACGAGCAATTTAAACTGCTTTATCAACCTAAAGTCGACATTAAATCAGGGGAAATATGCGGCGCGGAAGCTCTTATTCGTTGGCACCACCCTCAATTAGGCGTTGTTTCACCCTTTGAGTTTATTGGGATCGCAGAAAAAAGTAAGCTGATCATCCCCATCGGTCGCTGGGTAATAGAAGAAGCAACGAAACAAGCAAAAAAATGGCATGACGAAGGCTTTAACCTTTGTGTTTCAGTCAATGTTTCCACCGTTCAATTCGCACATGATGATATCTATACCCTGGTGACTTCCTCCTTAAACACAGTGGAGCTATCGCCACATTTATTGCAATTAGAGATCACCGAAACCACCTTAATGCAGCAGCCTGACAACATCATCAACGCTTGTAACCAATTAAGAAAGCTTGGTGTGACTGTTGCTATTGATGATTTTGGTGTTGCTTACTCGTCACTAAACTACCTAAAAAAACTCCCAATCGATGTGTTAAAAATTGATAAGTCCTTTATTGATGAATGTGTACAAAGGCATGAAGATCATATGATTGTCCGAACGATCATTCAGCTCGGTCATAACCTAGGAAAAACGGTCATTGCAGAAGGCGTTGAGGATAAAGCACAACTAGATTTGCTTGCAGATGAAGCATGTATGCATTACCAGGGCTATCATTTCGCTCGACCTTTAGAAATCGATGACTTATCGACTTTACTGGCGAATGAACGAATAGCATCGAATCAATAA
- a CDS encoding porin produces the protein MNKKLLAVAISSAAFASQAVAIELYNEDGTTFSVGGHVSVAVGDVNSSDRQGDDDIGIESVSPRINFNVTHDIGNGFTADAKGEWALNYLDGGENAFTTRLGYLGLTHDDFGRAVAGTQWAPYYSVSGVADMPIAFANDFIYDDHGNLGTGRGEEMLSYGNSVDFGEAGTLNLGVAWQGRKVDDVSYTSTVSFENEYGNRAQIALNYSIADVTANYAFNTGDVNFGSVGSQTAESHVLSATYGSYGKEGIYLAGVYAMNEYMNSSSGIALEETTAVELLASYAFSNSINVSVNYEAVEDDKESATVYSTSALQAEYNFTSNFVGFAGYEFDLQGSGTYKDKADDKWLIGARYYL, from the coding sequence ATGAATAAGAAACTTTTAGCGGTAGCAATTTCTAGCGCTGCCTTTGCTTCACAAGCTGTTGCGATCGAACTTTACAATGAAGACGGTACGACCTTTTCTGTAGGTGGTCACGTTTCAGTTGCTGTGGGTGATGTTAATAGCAGCGACCGTCAAGGTGACGACGATATTGGTATTGAATCAGTTTCTCCACGTATTAACTTTAATGTAACTCATGACATAGGCAATGGCTTTACTGCCGATGCTAAAGGTGAGTGGGCATTGAACTACTTAGATGGCGGTGAGAATGCGTTTACCACTCGTCTTGGCTACCTTGGTTTAACGCATGACGATTTCGGTCGTGCTGTTGCTGGTACGCAGTGGGCTCCTTATTACAGTGTTTCTGGCGTTGCAGATATGCCAATCGCTTTTGCAAATGACTTTATTTACGACGATCACGGTAACTTAGGTACTGGTCGTGGTGAAGAAATGCTGAGCTACGGTAACAGCGTAGATTTTGGTGAGGCAGGTACTCTTAACTTAGGCGTTGCTTGGCAGGGTCGTAAAGTTGATGACGTTAGCTACACAAGCACTGTAAGTTTTGAAAATGAATACGGAAATCGTGCTCAAATTGCATTGAACTACTCAATTGCTGATGTTACTGCAAACTATGCATTCAATACTGGTGATGTAAATTTCGGTAGCGTTGGTTCCCAAACGGCTGAATCACATGTTCTAAGTGCAACATACGGCTCTTACGGTAAAGAAGGCATTTACCTAGCGGGTGTTTACGCAATGAATGAGTACATGAACTCAAGCTCTGGTATCGCTCTTGAAGAAACAACAGCCGTTGAACTTCTAGCTTCTTACGCTTTCTCAAACAGCATTAATGTAAGTGTTAACTATGAAGCAGTTGAAGATGACAAAGAAAGCGCTACAGTTTACAGCACTTCAGCTCTACAAGCTGAATACAACTTTACTTCTAACTTCGTAGGTTTTGCTGGTTACGAGTTTGACCTTCAAGGTTCAGGCACATACAAAGATAAAGCAGACGATAAGTGGTTGATTGGTGCTCGTTACTACCTATAA
- a CDS encoding MarR family winged helix-turn-helix transcriptional regulator produces the protein MTSCHTNNSSSLSNQEQELIKLENQVCFPLYSAANAVIRAYRPLLDELDLTYSQYLVMMVLWQNNGINVKELGAKLNLDSGTLTPLLKRLETKGIVLRKRGEHDERVRELFLTEQGEALKLQAVSVPKAMRCKISLDVEELVELKRLCEKLIKTID, from the coding sequence ATGACATCTTGCCATACCAATAACTCATCATCTTTAAGTAACCAAGAACAAGAGCTGATTAAGCTTGAGAATCAAGTTTGCTTTCCTCTATATAGTGCTGCCAATGCTGTAATTCGCGCCTATCGCCCACTATTAGATGAGCTAGACCTCACTTATTCACAGTATTTAGTAATGATGGTGCTTTGGCAAAATAACGGTATCAATGTAAAAGAACTGGGCGCTAAACTTAACTTAGATTCTGGTACTTTAACGCCTCTGTTAAAACGATTAGAAACTAAAGGCATTGTTTTGCGCAAAAGGGGTGAACATGACGAGCGCGTTCGTGAGCTTTTTTTAACAGAGCAAGGTGAAGCGCTTAAACTGCAAGCCGTCAGTGTGCCTAAAGCGATGCGCTGCAAGATTTCGTTGGATGTTGAAGAACTTGTAGAACTGAAACGTTTATGTGAAAAGCTAATAAAGACAATTGACTAG
- a CDS encoding fumarylacetoacetate hydrolase family protein produces the protein MSSTNKDSEMMISKVTAAPSKILCVGRNYADHIEELNNATPEHMVVFHKPSTSVTTILSSFHEETLHYEAEICFIVENETFTSVGLGLDLTKREQQSYLKSKGLPWERAKSFDGSAVFSRFVPLTDVDINDLNLELFINCVRVQKGHVNQMLYSPQTILDELKSYLTLLDGDVVMTGTPKGVGEVHNGDVFLGRLMCGDKTLIEIEWLAR, from the coding sequence ATGAGCTCAACAAACAAGGATAGTGAAATGATGATTTCTAAAGTAACCGCCGCACCCAGTAAAATATTATGTGTGGGTAGAAATTATGCAGATCATATCGAAGAGCTCAACAATGCCACACCTGAGCATATGGTGGTTTTTCATAAGCCAAGCACCAGTGTGACTACTATATTGTCTTCATTCCATGAAGAGACATTACACTATGAGGCGGAGATTTGCTTCATCGTTGAAAATGAGACTTTCACTTCAGTAGGCTTAGGGCTAGATCTCACCAAGAGAGAGCAGCAATCTTATCTTAAAAGCAAAGGGCTTCCATGGGAGCGAGCAAAGTCATTTGATGGCTCTGCGGTGTTTAGTCGCTTTGTTCCATTAACTGATGTTGATATTAATGATCTTAACTTAGAGTTATTCATTAACTGTGTCCGAGTCCAGAAGGGGCATGTGAACCAGATGCTCTACTCACCTCAAACCATCTTGGATGAATTAAAATCTTACCTTACTCTGTTAGATGGTGATGTTGTAATGACAGGTACGCCAAAAGGCGTGGGTGAAGTGCACAACGGCGATGTGTTTTTAGGGCGTCTTATGTGTGGCGACAAAACCCTCATAGAAATAGAGTGGCTTGCTCGGTGA
- a CDS encoding LysE family translocator: protein MIDLTILPVYLTAVVALLLLPGPDMLLIASSSMSYGRKVGVFASLGNATSGIILTVLAAMGVSALIAMSPMALKALHLLGGAYLLKMGWDCLRAEQDEAPELNNNSAVAKTYYQRALVSNLLNPKALVFFVMFLPQFVSTNITASSGEQMLVLGLLLNILGLSFNFLLVALVGSVGKSLIENAKFRMYQQKVMGGVFIILAVWMLKSFVA from the coding sequence ATGATCGATTTAACTATTTTACCTGTCTACTTAACTGCTGTTGTAGCGCTTCTTCTTCTTCCTGGTCCTGATATGTTACTGATTGCTAGCTCAAGTATGAGTTACGGTCGCAAAGTTGGCGTGTTTGCCAGTTTAGGTAATGCAACGTCCGGCATCATTTTGACCGTACTGGCTGCTATGGGTGTGTCTGCCTTAATTGCAATGAGCCCTATGGCATTAAAAGCATTACACCTATTGGGTGGTGCTTATTTACTTAAAATGGGTTGGGATTGCTTAAGAGCAGAGCAAGACGAAGCGCCTGAACTTAACAATAATTCTGCAGTTGCGAAAACCTATTATCAGCGAGCTTTAGTCAGCAATCTACTTAACCCTAAAGCGCTTGTTTTCTTTGTGATGTTTTTACCTCAATTTGTGTCGACTAACATAACAGCAAGTTCTGGTGAGCAAATGCTTGTACTAGGGCTACTGCTTAATATTTTAGGCTTGTCATTTAACTTCTTATTGGTAGCGCTTGTTGGCAGTGTCGGGAAGTCTCTAATTGAGAATGCTAAATTCAGAATGTACCAACAGAAAGTGATGGGTGGCGTATTCATCATTCTGGCTGTTTGGATGCTTAAATCATTCGTTGCTTAG
- a CDS encoding GNAT family N-acetyltransferase, translating into MDIEVVSHPSKQDTDSVLDGIKEYNAPHFPDQDLIPLSVFVRDSQNKVIAGLNAELFTTSLMINHLWVSSDLRGNDVGTKLLAKVESEALARGVTDIYLDTYSFQALGFYQKLGFKVVGEFSDYPIKGVHKHFLQKSL; encoded by the coding sequence ATGGATATTGAAGTCGTTAGCCACCCATCAAAGCAAGATACTGATAGCGTTCTTGATGGAATAAAAGAATACAATGCCCCTCACTTCCCTGATCAAGATTTGATCCCTCTTTCAGTTTTTGTTCGAGACTCACAGAACAAAGTGATAGCAGGGTTAAATGCCGAACTATTCACTACCTCGCTGATGATCAATCACCTTTGGGTATCTTCAGATCTAAGAGGAAATGATGTTGGTACCAAGCTTCTTGCTAAGGTTGAGTCAGAAGCCCTCGCGAGAGGAGTTACCGATATTTACTTAGACACTTATAGTTTTCAAGCTTTGGGTTTTTATCAAAAGTTAGGTTTTAAGGTGGTAGGGGAGTTTAGCGATTATCCAATAAAAGGCGTCCATAAACACTTTTTACAGAAATCGCTTTAG